One Streptomyces sp. RPA4-2 genomic window carries:
- a CDS encoding rodlin: MFKKAMAAAAVAASVVGVSAAAAPQALAIGDDNGTTSVSGNGATESFGNSVTGGNMSPQLSLAQGTLNKLCVGLPAKANAGSLVGVLVPVAVQDIPVLSAPQNQQCAENSTQAKGDEPLSHLVDDIPVLSGNGVGNH, encoded by the coding sequence ATGTTCAAGAAGGCAATGGCCGCGGCGGCGGTCGCCGCTTCCGTCGTCGGTGTCTCGGCGGCGGCCGCGCCCCAGGCGCTTGCCATCGGTGACGACAACGGCACGACCTCCGTCAGCGGGAACGGCGCCACCGAGTCGTTCGGCAACTCGGTGACCGGCGGCAACATGAGCCCGCAGCTCAGCCTGGCGCAGGGCACGCTGAACAAGCTCTGTGTCGGCCTGCCGGCCAAGGCGAACGCCGGTTCGCTCGTCGGGGTCCTCGTGCCCGTCGCCGTCCAGGACATTCCGGTCCTGTCGGCCCCGCAGAACCAGCAGTGCGCCGAGAACTCGACCCAGGCCAAGGGCGACGAGCCGCTGTCGCACCTGGTGGACGACATCCCGGTCCTGTCGGGCAACGGTGTCGGCAACCACTGA
- a CDS encoding rodlin, protein MIKKVMAAAAVAASVVGVSAAAAPQALAIGNDGGTTSTSGNGATQSYGNSATFGNMSPQMALIQGSLNKPCIGLPAKANLGSLVGAVPIAVQDVPILSAPQNQQCVENSTQAKGDEPLSHILDDIPVLSGNGMGNR, encoded by the coding sequence GTGATCAAGAAGGTTATGGCCGCCGCCGCGGTCGCCGCTTCCGTCGTCGGCGTTTCCGCCGCGGCCGCGCCGCAGGCGCTGGCCATCGGAAACGACGGTGGCACGACGTCCACCAGCGGTAACGGTGCCACTCAGTCGTACGGCAACTCGGCGACGTTCGGCAACATGAGCCCGCAGATGGCGCTCATCCAGGGCTCGCTGAACAAGCCCTGCATCGGTCTGCCGGCCAAGGCGAACCTCGGCTCGCTCGTCGGCGCCGTGCCGATCGCCGTGCAGGACGTCCCGATCCTGTCGGCCCCGCAGAACCAGCAGTGCGTCGAGAACTCGACCCAGGCCAAGGGCGACGAGCCGCTGTCGCACATTCTGGACGACATCCCGGTCCTCTCGGGCAACGGTATGGGCAACAGGTAG
- a CDS encoding ABC transporter permease, translated as MSTLTERAETADGYRPRHTLPLRVELLRQLKRRRTLVMGAILAVLPFVLVVAFAIGGGPGSRNGQVTLMDTATASGANFAAVNLFVSAGFLLVIPVALFCGDTIASEASWSSLRYLLAAPVPRTRLLWSKLTVALGLSLAAMVLLPVVALAVGTAAYGWGPLEIPTGGALSTGTATQRLLVVIAYVFVSQLVTAGLAFWLSTKTDAPLGAVGGAVGLTIVGNVLDAVTALGHWRDFLPAHWQFAWADAVQPQLEWAGMIKGTAISVTYALVLFALAFRGFRRKDIVS; from the coding sequence ATGAGCACGCTCACCGAGCGGGCCGAGACCGCGGACGGCTACCGCCCGCGGCACACGCTGCCCCTGCGCGTCGAGCTGCTGCGGCAGCTCAAGCGCCGCCGCACCCTCGTCATGGGGGCGATCCTGGCGGTGCTGCCCTTCGTGCTCGTCGTCGCGTTCGCGATCGGCGGCGGGCCCGGCTCACGCAACGGGCAGGTCACGCTGATGGACACGGCGACGGCGTCGGGCGCGAACTTCGCCGCGGTGAACCTGTTCGTGTCCGCCGGCTTCCTGCTGGTCATCCCGGTCGCGCTGTTCTGCGGGGACACCATCGCCTCCGAGGCGAGCTGGTCCTCGCTGCGCTATCTGCTGGCGGCCCCGGTGCCCCGGACCCGGCTCCTGTGGTCCAAGCTCACCGTCGCGCTGGGCCTCAGCCTCGCCGCGATGGTGCTGCTGCCGGTCGTCGCGCTGGCGGTGGGCACCGCGGCCTACGGCTGGGGCCCCCTGGAGATCCCCACCGGCGGCGCGCTGTCCACGGGCACCGCGACCCAGCGGCTCCTGGTGGTCATCGCGTACGTCTTCGTGTCCCAACTGGTCACGGCGGGGCTCGCGTTCTGGCTGTCGACCAAGACGGACGCCCCGCTGGGCGCGGTCGGCGGCGCGGTCGGCCTGACCATCGTGGGCAACGTCCTGGACGCCGTCACCGCCCTCGGCCACTGGCGCGACTTCCTCCCCGCGCACTGGCAGTTCGCGTGGGCCGACGCCGTCCAGCCGCAACTGGAGTGGGCGGGCATGATCAAGGGCACGGCGATTTCGGTAACGTACGCGCTGGTCCTGTTCGCCCTGGCCTTCCGGGGTTTCCGGCGCAAGGACATCGTGTCGTAG
- a CDS encoding chaplin, translated as MRQTLSKGMVMAAATTSILSLYGTPAFADAQAGGGTADSPGVGSGNTLQVPLNVPVNACGNTVDVIATLNPAFGNSCANGSGSQGPRGVTHQPVHQVGRPGHGGGHMYHDESGHHGGLPGSGTHGSGTPGTGFDDSGPLGPGSHGSGAWAHSETHGSPGIGSGNNVQVPVDIPVNACGDSVNVVGIGNPAFGDDCENGYGDTPPPPTTPPVTPPPPTTPPPVTPPVTPPVTPPVTPPVTPPVTPPVTPPVTPPGPPTLAQTGSEDVLGFSAASAALLIGGAVLYRRGRATSRR; from the coding sequence TTGCGACAGACCCTGAGCAAGGGAATGGTCATGGCCGCGGCCACGACGAGCATCCTGTCCCTGTACGGCACCCCCGCGTTCGCGGACGCGCAGGCTGGCGGCGGCACGGCGGACTCGCCCGGCGTCGGTTCGGGCAACACGCTTCAGGTTCCGCTGAACGTGCCGGTGAACGCCTGCGGCAACACCGTCGACGTGATCGCCACGCTCAACCCGGCCTTCGGGAACTCCTGCGCCAACGGCTCGGGTTCGCAGGGGCCGCGCGGCGTGACGCATCAGCCCGTCCACCAGGTGGGCCGCCCCGGCCACGGCGGTGGGCACATGTACCACGACGAGTCGGGCCACCACGGCGGCCTCCCGGGCTCCGGCACCCACGGCTCCGGCACCCCGGGTACGGGTTTCGACGACTCCGGCCCGCTGGGTCCGGGTTCCCACGGCTCCGGCGCCTGGGCGCACAGCGAGACGCACGGTTCGCCCGGCATCGGGTCGGGCAACAACGTGCAGGTCCCGGTGGACATCCCGGTGAATGCCTGCGGCGACTCGGTGAACGTGGTCGGCATCGGCAACCCCGCGTTCGGCGACGACTGCGAGAACGGCTACGGCGACACCCCGCCGCCTCCCACGACGCCGCCGGTGACTCCGCCGCCGCCCACCACCCCGCCGCCGGTGACTCCGCCGGTGACTCCGCCGGTGACGCCTCCCGTCACTCCGCCGGTGACGCCTCCCGTCACTCCGCCGGTGACGCCGCCCGTCACCCCGCCCGGTCCTCCCACCCTGGCCCAGACGGGCAGTGAGGACGTACTCGGGTTCTCGGCCGCCAGTGCAGCGCTGCTGATCGGCGGCGCCGTCCTGTACCGGCGAGGCCGAGCCACGTCGCGTCGCTAG
- a CDS encoding alpha/beta fold hydrolase gives MDLRLPRLRGPAPRTRRRWTTAAAAVVVLAGAGTWTAVASDDGPAVHRSDRVMAMGGGVRIDTSYFTAGSGRRPAVLIGHGFGGSKDDVRPEAEKLARDGYAVLTWSARGFGRSSGRIGLNDPEGEVADVSKLIDWLAARPEVRLDKAGDPRVGVTGASYGGAVSLLAAGHDPRVDAIAPSITYWNLADALFPNGVFKKLWAGVFINSGGGCSHFEPQLCAMYNRVAEAGKPDAAARALIEARSPSAVAGRIKVPTLITQGQTDSLFPLGQADAMAKAIRANGAPVDVDWIAGGHDGGDLETGRVEARVGSWFDRYLKDDKNADTGPAFRVTRTGGIDSTDGAVQLKGASADAYPGLEGTERTVRLGTGREQSFQNPAGASPPAISALPGLGGAGGLSQLSSLGVGVSLDFPGQYARFDSAPVRTGLRVTGSPTVQVHVTSTTDDAVLFGKVYDVGPGGAQPVLPAQLAAPLRVTGAKAGKDVTIVLPAIDHEIQKGHRLRLVLASTDLGYASPAAPATYTVSLRSDLKVPTAPGVRTAAAPLPSWVWWLPLAGALVALALLLTGRRRMTPGVPDPALAEVPLQITDLSKRYAKSADRYAVRDLSFRVERGQVLGLLGPNGAGKTTTLRMLMGLIKPDGGEIRVFGHAIRPGAPVLSRVGAFVEGAGFLPHLSGRENLELYWRATGRPPEDAHLAEALEIAGLGDALARAVRTYSQGMRQRLAIAQAMLGMPDLLILDEPTNGLDPPQIREMREVMIRYAAAGRTVIVSSHLLAEVEQSCTHLVVMDRGRLVQAGPVSEIVGSGDTLLVGTGSPVDGPVVEKVGALPGVASAVAAEGGLLVRLDADGSAERLVVELVRLEVPVASVGPHRRLEDAFLTLIGGAA, from the coding sequence ATGGATCTTCGACTGCCCCGACTGCGTGGGCCCGCGCCGCGGACGCGGCGCCGGTGGACGACCGCGGCGGCCGCCGTCGTCGTGCTCGCCGGCGCCGGTACGTGGACGGCTGTGGCCTCGGACGACGGGCCGGCCGTCCACCGCTCCGACCGCGTCATGGCCATGGGCGGCGGGGTGCGCATCGACACCTCGTACTTCACCGCCGGCTCCGGCCGCCGCCCCGCCGTGCTGATCGGGCACGGCTTCGGCGGCAGCAAGGACGACGTCCGGCCGGAGGCCGAGAAGCTCGCCCGCGACGGGTACGCGGTGCTCACCTGGTCGGCGCGCGGCTTCGGCCGGTCCAGCGGCAGGATCGGGCTGAACGACCCCGAGGGCGAGGTCGCCGACGTCTCGAAGCTCATCGACTGGCTCGCCGCCCGCCCGGAGGTCCGGCTCGACAAGGCCGGCGACCCGCGCGTGGGCGTCACCGGTGCCTCGTACGGCGGGGCGGTCTCACTGCTGGCCGCCGGACACGACCCGCGGGTCGACGCGATCGCCCCGTCGATCACGTACTGGAACCTGGCGGACGCCCTCTTCCCGAACGGCGTCTTCAAGAAGCTCTGGGCCGGCGTCTTCATCAACTCCGGCGGCGGCTGCTCCCACTTCGAGCCCCAGCTGTGCGCCATGTACAACCGGGTCGCGGAGGCCGGGAAGCCGGACGCCGCGGCCCGTGCCCTGATCGAGGCCCGCTCCCCGTCCGCCGTCGCCGGCCGCATCAAGGTCCCCACGCTGATCACGCAGGGGCAGACCGACTCCCTCTTCCCGCTCGGCCAGGCCGACGCCATGGCCAAGGCGATCCGCGCCAACGGCGCGCCCGTGGACGTCGACTGGATCGCCGGCGGCCACGACGGCGGGGACCTGGAGACCGGCCGGGTCGAGGCCCGCGTCGGTTCCTGGTTCGACCGCTATCTGAAGGACGACAAGAACGCCGACACCGGCCCCGCGTTCCGCGTCACCCGCACCGGAGGCATCGACTCCACCGACGGCGCCGTGCAGCTCAAGGGCGCGAGCGCGGACGCGTACCCCGGCCTGGAGGGCACCGAGCGCACGGTCCGGCTCGGCACCGGCCGGGAGCAGAGCTTCCAGAACCCGGCCGGCGCGAGTCCACCCGCGATCTCCGCCCTCCCCGGACTCGGCGGCGCCGGTGGCCTCTCCCAGCTCTCCTCCCTCGGCGTCGGTGTCTCCCTCGACTTCCCGGGCCAGTACGCGCGGTTCGACTCCGCGCCCGTCCGCACCGGTCTGCGTGTCACGGGATCGCCGACCGTGCAGGTCCACGTCACGTCCACCACCGACGACGCCGTCCTCTTCGGGAAGGTGTACGACGTCGGCCCGGGCGGCGCCCAGCCGGTGCTGCCGGCCCAGCTGGCGGCCCCGCTGCGGGTGACGGGAGCCAAGGCGGGCAAGGACGTCACGATCGTCCTGCCCGCGATCGACCACGAGATCCAGAAGGGCCACCGGCTGCGGCTGGTGCTCGCCTCGACCGACCTCGGCTACGCCTCACCGGCCGCCCCGGCGACGTACACCGTCTCCCTCAGGAGCGACCTGAAGGTCCCGACGGCGCCCGGCGTGCGGACCGCCGCGGCGCCCCTGCCCTCGTGGGTGTGGTGGCTGCCCCTGGCCGGAGCGCTGGTCGCCCTGGCACTCCTGCTGACCGGCCGCCGCCGTATGACGCCCGGGGTGCCCGACCCGGCCCTCGCCGAAGTCCCGCTGCAGATCACCGACCTGAGCAAGCGGTACGCGAAGTCCGCGGACCGGTACGCGGTACGCGACCTGTCGTTCCGCGTCGAAAGAGGCCAGGTCCTGGGACTCCTGGGACCGAACGGCGCGGGCAAGACGACGACCCTGCGCATGCTCATGGGCCTGATCAAGCCCGACGGCGGCGAGATCCGCGTCTTCGGGCACGCGATCCGGCCGGGCGCGCCGGTCCTCTCCCGGGTCGGCGCCTTCGTCGAGGGCGCCGGCTTCCTGCCGCACCTCTCGGGCCGCGAGAACCTGGAGCTGTACTGGCGGGCGACGGGCCGTCCGCCCGAGGACGCGCACCTGGCGGAGGCACTGGAGATCGCGGGGCTGGGCGACGCGCTGGCCCGCGCGGTCCGCACCTACTCCCAGGGCATGCGCCAGCGCCTCGCCATCGCCCAGGCCATGCTCGGCATGCCGGACCTCCTGATCCTGGACGAACCGACCAACGGCCTGGACCCGCCCCAGATCCGGGAGATGCGCGAAGTCATGATCCGCTACGCCGCGGCGGGCCGCACGGTCATCGTCTCCAGCCATCTGCTGGCCGAGGTCGAGCAGTCCTGCACGCACCTGGTGGTCATGGACCGCGGACGGCTGGTGCAGGCGGGCCCGGTGAGCGAGATCGTCGGCTCCGGCGACACCCTCCTCGTCGGCACCGGTTCCCCCGTGGACGGCCCGGTCGTCGAGAAGGTCGGCGCGCTGCCGGGCGTCGCCTCGGCCGTCGCCGCCGAGGGCGGGCTGCTGGTCCGCCTCGACGCGGACGGCAGCGCGGAACGCCTGGTCGTGGAACTCGTACGACTCGAAGTTCCGGTCGCGTCGGTGGGCCCGCACCGACGCCTGGAAGACGCCTTCCTCACCCTGATCGGAGGTGCCGCATGA
- a CDS encoding rodlin, with the protein MKKLWATAAIAASVAGIAAAAAPQALAIGDDGGTTSVSGNGATQSFGNSATFGAMSPQLSLVQGSLNKPCVGLPAKVNAGSLVGLVPIAVQDVPILSAPQNQQCVENSTQAKGDEPLSHILDQIPVLSGNGANNG; encoded by the coding sequence ATGAAGAAGCTGTGGGCAACCGCCGCTATCGCCGCTTCCGTCGCCGGCATCGCGGCCGCGGCCGCCCCCCAGGCCCTGGCGATCGGTGACGACGGTGGCACCACGTCGGTCAGCGGCAACGGAGCTACCCAGTCGTTCGGCAACTCCGCCACGTTCGGTGCCATGAGCCCGCAGCTCTCGCTGGTCCAGGGTTCGCTGAACAAGCCGTGCGTCGGCCTGCCCGCGAAGGTCAACGCCGGTTCGCTCGTCGGCCTGGTCCCGATCGCCGTGCAGGACGTCCCGATCCTGTCGGCCCCGCAGAACCAGCAGTGCGTCGAGAACTCGACCCAGGCCAAGGGCGACGAGCCGCTGTCGCACATCCTGGACCAGATCCCGGTCCTCTCGGGCAACGGCGCCAACAACGGCTGA
- a CDS encoding chaplin: protein MTAEKGKHVKHKKSAAVVAGAIMALGMAAPAFADSGAEGVAMGSPGVLSGNVIEVPVHVPVNLCGDSIDVIGLLNPALGSRCAND from the coding sequence ATGACCGCAGAGAAGGGAAAGCACGTGAAGCACAAGAAGAGCGCTGCTGTCGTCGCCGGCGCGATCATGGCCCTGGGTATGGCCGCCCCGGCCTTCGCGGACTCCGGTGCCGAGGGCGTCGCCATGGGTTCCCCGGGTGTCCTCTCGGGCAACGTGATCGAGGTCCCCGTGCACGTCCCCGTCAACCTGTGCGGCGACTCGATCGACGTCATCGGCCTGCTCAACCCGGCCCTCGGCAGCCGCTGCGCCAACGACTGA
- a CDS encoding VWA domain-containing protein: MGNDHIRRPWRTVRPGRIEHPGRPERAGWPEHLDRSEHAGWPEHAGRSERPGWTGRPRGTLLALILAGGLLLTGCSGSGGSHSSADGAARGSGGYAGPLPAPDRTSGSGQGEPDGEQTGDARRDIAPSPDYLSTFALDVDTASYGYARRALDDGRLPDPATVRPEEFVNSFRQDYRRPDGNGFSVTVDGARTRDEDWSLVRVGLATRTAARDGERPPAALTFVIDVSGSMGEPGRLDLAKDSLGVMTDRLRDDDSVALVTFSDEAETVLPMTRLGHHRGRVHDAIDGLEPTESTNLGAGVRTGYDTAVEGLRKGATNRVVLISDGLANTGETDADTILERISGARREHGITLFGVGVGSEYGDALMERLADKGDGHTTYVSNDDDARKVFCEQLPENIDLTARDAKAQVAFDPGTVRQFRLIGYDDRQVADQDFRDDRVDGGEIGPGHTVTALYAVRTRPGASGHLATASVRWLDPRTRAPHEESGQLETGSLDDDLWTSAPRLQVDAVAAYFADALRTGGDHGSALPGALPLSELARRARTVASAAEDGAVRDLADSVERASRLAG, translated from the coding sequence ATGGGGAACGACCACATACGGCGACCGTGGCGGACGGTACGTCCTGGACGGATCGAACACCCGGGACGGCCCGAGCGCGCCGGGTGGCCGGAACACCTCGATCGGTCGGAACACGCCGGGTGGCCGGAACACGCCGGGCGGTCGGAGCGCCCCGGGTGGACGGGGCGACCGCGCGGCACCCTGCTCGCCCTCATCCTCGCGGGCGGCCTGCTGCTCACCGGCTGCAGCGGGAGCGGCGGCAGCCACAGCTCCGCGGACGGCGCGGCGCGCGGGTCCGGCGGATACGCGGGCCCGCTGCCCGCCCCGGACCGGACCTCGGGCTCCGGCCAGGGCGAGCCGGACGGCGAACAGACGGGCGACGCGCGAAGGGATATCGCGCCGTCCCCCGACTACCTCTCCACCTTCGCCCTCGACGTCGACACCGCCTCCTACGGCTACGCCCGCCGAGCCCTTGACGACGGGCGGCTGCCCGACCCCGCCACCGTCCGCCCCGAGGAGTTCGTCAACAGCTTCCGCCAGGACTACCGGCGCCCCGACGGCAACGGCTTCTCCGTCACCGTCGACGGCGCCCGCACCCGGGACGAGGACTGGTCACTGGTCCGCGTCGGTCTCGCCACCCGCACGGCCGCGCGGGACGGCGAACGGCCGCCCGCCGCCCTCACCTTCGTCATCGACGTCTCCGGCTCCATGGGCGAACCCGGCCGGCTCGACCTCGCCAAGGACTCCCTCGGCGTGATGACGGACCGGCTGCGCGACGACGACTCGGTCGCCCTGGTCACCTTCAGCGACGAGGCCGAGACCGTGCTGCCGATGACCCGCCTCGGCCACCACCGCGGCCGCGTCCACGACGCGATCGACGGGCTCGAACCGACGGAGTCGACCAACCTCGGCGCGGGGGTGCGCACCGGGTACGACACGGCCGTCGAGGGCCTGCGCAAGGGCGCCACCAATCGTGTCGTCCTGATCTCGGACGGCCTCGCCAACACCGGGGAGACCGACGCGGACACCATCCTGGAGCGCATCTCCGGCGCCCGCCGCGAGCACGGCATCACCCTCTTCGGCGTCGGCGTGGGCAGCGAGTACGGCGACGCCCTCATGGAGCGCCTCGCCGACAAGGGCGACGGCCACACGACGTACGTCTCGAACGACGACGACGCCCGCAAGGTCTTCTGCGAGCAACTCCCCGAGAACATCGACCTCACGGCCCGCGACGCCAAGGCGCAGGTCGCCTTCGACCCGGGGACCGTACGGCAGTTCCGGCTCATCGGGTACGACGACCGTCAGGTGGCCGACCAGGACTTCCGGGACGACCGGGTGGACGGCGGCGAGATCGGTCCCGGCCACACGGTCACCGCGCTCTACGCCGTGCGCACCCGGCCCGGCGCCTCCGGGCACCTCGCCACCGCGAGCGTGCGCTGGCTCGACCCCCGAACCCGCGCCCCGCACGAGGAGTCCGGCCAACTGGAGACCGGCTCCCTCGACGACGACCTGTGGACCTCCGCACCCCGCCTCCAGGTCGACGCGGTGGCCGCGTACTTCGCCGACGCCCTGCGCACCGGCGGCGACCACGGGAGCGCGCTGCCGGGCGCGCTCCCGCTGTCCGAACTCGCGCGCCGGGCCCGTACGGTGGCGTCCGCCGCCGAGGACGGGGCGGTGCGCGACCTCGCCGACTCGGTCGAGCGGGCGAGCCGACTGGCGGGCTGA
- a CDS encoding long-chain fatty acid--CoA ligase, with protein MGVRKDLRRARRRGDLAARAGIELIRDASGAVREVRTAPLAPRPATGSLADLPLTNAAEAPDAVVLRRMEGTTWRPVTAAAFAREVADTAKGLIAAGLEPGGPVALMSRTRYEWTVLDFAIWAAGGLTVPVYATSSAEQVEWIVRDSGARFVVVETAENADTVATGTARHPEPPDVRRLDAGAMAELAAQGRHISDEELTRRRTALTPDTVATICYTSGTTGRPKGCVLTHANLHAEAANTVELLHPIFKEVTGQTASTLLFLPLAHVLGRALQIACLTARIELGHCPGIKPDELRPALRQFRPTFLVGVPYLFEKIHDTGRATAERIGRGASFDRADRVGVRFGQACLDKFLGTGKGPRPGLYAAWALYDLLVYRRIRRELGGRMRYAISGGAPLDRNLNLFFYAAGVIVYEGYGLTETTAAATIVPPLRPRPGTVGLPVPGTAVRIADDGEVLVKGPVVFGSYWNDPAATDAVLRDDWFATGDLGALDEDGYLTVTGRKKDLLVTSGGKNVSPAVLEDRLRSRPPVGQCVVVGDNRPFVAALISLDPDAVAHWLAVRGRPAGTPLSELVRDPLLRADVQRAVDHANEAVSRAESIRAFALVAGEFTEDNGLLTPSLKVRRHAVAAAYAAEIEALYGT; from the coding sequence ATGGGCGTACGCAAGGATCTGAGACGGGCACGGCGGCGGGGCGACCTGGCGGCCCGCGCCGGGATCGAGCTGATCAGGGACGCGAGCGGTGCGGTGCGCGAGGTGCGCACCGCACCGCTCGCGCCGCGGCCCGCCACCGGCAGCCTGGCCGACCTGCCTCTCACCAACGCGGCCGAGGCCCCGGACGCCGTGGTCCTGCGCCGAATGGAGGGCACCACCTGGCGCCCGGTCACCGCGGCGGCCTTCGCCCGGGAAGTCGCCGACACCGCCAAGGGCCTGATCGCCGCGGGCCTCGAACCCGGCGGCCCGGTCGCGCTGATGTCCCGTACCCGCTACGAATGGACGGTCCTCGACTTCGCGATCTGGGCGGCGGGCGGCCTCACCGTCCCGGTCTACGCGACCTCCTCCGCCGAGCAGGTGGAGTGGATCGTCAGGGACTCGGGCGCACGGTTCGTGGTCGTCGAGACGGCCGAGAACGCGGACACCGTCGCCACCGGCACCGCCCGGCACCCCGAACCCCCGGACGTGCGGCGGCTGGACGCCGGCGCGATGGCCGAACTCGCCGCCCAGGGACGGCACATCTCCGACGAGGAACTCACCAGGCGCCGCACCGCGCTCACCCCGGACACGGTCGCGACGATCTGCTACACCTCCGGCACCACCGGCCGGCCGAAGGGCTGCGTCCTCACGCACGCCAACCTGCACGCCGAGGCCGCCAACACGGTCGAACTGCTGCACCCGATCTTCAAGGAGGTCACCGGCCAGACCGCCTCGACCCTGCTCTTCCTCCCGCTCGCCCACGTCCTGGGCCGCGCCCTCCAGATCGCCTGTCTGACGGCACGGATCGAACTGGGCCACTGCCCCGGCATCAAGCCAGACGAACTCCGCCCCGCGCTGCGGCAGTTCCGCCCCACCTTCCTCGTCGGTGTGCCCTATCTCTTCGAGAAGATCCACGACACGGGGCGGGCGACCGCCGAGAGGATCGGCCGCGGGGCCTCCTTCGACCGCGCCGACCGCGTCGGCGTCCGCTTCGGACAGGCCTGCCTGGACAAGTTCCTGGGGACGGGCAAGGGCCCCCGCCCCGGCCTGTACGCGGCGTGGGCGCTGTACGACCTGCTGGTCTACCGACGTATCCGCAGGGAACTCGGCGGCCGCATGCGCTACGCCATCAGCGGCGGCGCCCCGCTCGACCGCAACCTCAATCTGTTCTTCTACGCCGCCGGCGTCATCGTCTACGAGGGGTACGGCCTGACGGAGACCACGGCCGCGGCGACGATCGTGCCGCCGTTGCGTCCCCGCCCCGGCACGGTCGGCCTCCCGGTCCCGGGCACCGCGGTCCGTATCGCCGACGACGGCGAGGTCCTCGTCAAGGGCCCTGTCGTCTTCGGCTCCTACTGGAACGACCCGGCCGCCACCGACGCCGTCCTGCGCGACGACTGGTTCGCGACCGGCGACCTCGGAGCCCTCGACGAGGACGGCTACCTCACCGTCACCGGCCGCAAGAAGGACCTTCTCGTCACCTCGGGCGGCAAGAACGTCTCCCCGGCCGTCCTGGAGGACCGGCTGCGCAGCCGTCCGCCCGTCGGCCAGTGTGTCGTCGTCGGCGACAACCGCCCCTTCGTCGCCGCCCTGATCAGCCTCGACCCCGACGCCGTCGCCCACTGGCTCGCCGTCCGCGGACGGCCCGCCGGCACCCCGCTGTCCGAACTCGTGAGAGACCCTCTGCTGCGCGCCGACGTGCAGAGGGCCGTGGACCACGCGAACGAGGCGGTCTCGCGCGCCGAGTCCATCCGCGCCTTCGCCCTGGTGGCGGGCGAGTTCACCGAGGACAACGGGCTGCTCACGCCGTCCCTGAAGGTCAGGCGCCATGCGGTGGCGGCCGCCTACGCGGCCGAGATCGAGGCGCTGTACGGGACCTGA
- a CDS encoding GNAT family N-acetyltransferase produces the protein MEIRRATSVAELVAAEHLFDHAVRPEWARRFLDSPGHHLFLAHEDGGPVGFVSGVETVHPDKGAEMFLYELAVAGPFRRRGTGRALVLTLAALARERGCYGMWVGVDTGNDVALAAYRSAGGEDDGTCTVVTWDFT, from the coding sequence ATGGAGATTCGCCGCGCCACCTCCGTCGCCGAACTCGTGGCGGCCGAGCACCTCTTCGACCACGCCGTTCGCCCCGAGTGGGCCCGGCGCTTCCTGGACTCCCCGGGTCATCACCTGTTCCTGGCCCACGAGGACGGCGGCCCGGTGGGATTCGTCAGCGGTGTCGAGACCGTCCATCCCGACAAGGGCGCCGAGATGTTCCTGTACGAGCTGGCGGTCGCCGGGCCCTTCCGGCGTCGCGGCACCGGTCGGGCCCTGGTCCTGACGCTCGCCGCGCTCGCCCGGGAACGCGGCTGCTACGGGATGTGGGTCGGTGTGGACACCGGGAACGACGTCGCCCTCGCCGCGTACCGCAGTGCGGGTGGCGAGGACGACGGGACGTGCACGGTGGTGACGTGGGACTTCACGTGA